Sequence from the Ziziphus jujuba cultivar Dongzao chromosome 9, ASM3175591v1 genome:
TAGAGTTGCATACTACTTTTCAAGTGGACCATTTCTCAGGTTTTGGATCAGAAAAGGATATGATCCTCGCAAAGATTCTAATTCTCAAATGTCAGAGCTGTACCATTATGCTCTTTTaagcataatattttttttttttttttttttttggtttttgggtaataattaCTATGTATCCTATTGCCATTACTTTATATTTCTTACATTCCAATATTTGCTTTAACAGGTATCAAAGAATTGATTTTCGAGTACACCCATCAATACGTAGTTATTGTGATGCTAATGCAGCTAATCAGTAAGTTTCTCGGAGTTCTTATCCTTTAGTTTCTGAACTTAAATCTAACTTACGGGTTAGTTATGATAGAGAGAGGCTTCCGGATGTTAATCGACTTCCTAATGATCTAGGAACTAAGATGGAtttccaaaaatgaaaatgctTTTCTTCTGATACTCTTTCACAGTTCATATGTTTTTCTTCTGGATTATTGGTTTTAAAAACTCTTTTTAGTTTGGTTggtctttttctcttttgctgGGAAGTGTTTCACACCATCTAACTCTGCCAAATTGTTGGATTTGTCTTGTTGGATCTCAATCAGGATGAAGCATAGATGGGATGATATATGTGCATTTCGAGTTTTCCCTTTCAAGTGCCAAACCTCATTACAACTATTTGAACTTGTAGATGATTACATACAACAAGAGATAAGAAAGCCTCAGAATCAAACAACTTGCACTGTAAGTTTCTTATATTAAGCTACTTGGATATTTTTAGTTTATGTACAATTTATTCTACATAATTTCCAATTAAGAGCTGAACAAGAATGAATAAGACAGGAAGTGGGCTCTCTAATAGATTGTTTGACTGATCCATTTGACAGTGGCCAGGTTCTTAGAAAAAGCGTGACATGGGAAAACCACAAAATAccaacttttttgaaaaaaacctTGTGACCTACCAGTCGTGGACATTGGTTCATTGGCAAGTAATAAGCACTTAAATTATACAATTCGAGTGTACCAtcttctttctcattttgaGCAAAAGGATCATACAATGGATGggtccatttttcctttttatttttttttattttttgtaaattcaaaattcaatggtTTTATCGTACTTGTAATTTGATCTTTGTCGATCTTCTGATTGTGTCCTTTAGTCTCTTTGAATTCACATGGTCTGTGCCCACCTTCTCTTTGGATTGTGCACTTGCAGTTTGCAACAGGATGGTTTTCAAATCTCAGGCTTGATAACTTGAGACATCGTGTTGCATTAAGGTTCCTATCAGTATATCCTAAACCTGGTGCAGAACATTTACTAAAAGCTGCTACTGAAAGCTTTGAAAAGTCCAAGAAGAGGTGCAATAGGGACAATACAAAACTATGTGAAGAGGAGCACCAACAAGCCTATGCAGGTTAAGAAAACAACTGAGTATCTATACCATTTCATGTCCTAATTAAGATCTTGTTTAGTTGCATGTGCTTCTTTACTTTGTGAATAATTCCAAGCCAATGTAGGTTAAGAATTAGAAAACCACTAGATATTTTAAATCTGAAATTTTTTCATTAACTTTCTTTAGTATTTCCTgttgtaattaatattttgatttagttGCACATGCTTctttattttgtgaaaaattcCACAAAGTATTGAATAGTTTGAGCATTTAATATGTCATTGAAGTGTATTTAATTCTAAACATGCTGAATGAAGCTGTTTAGAATATTACAGGAAAATTTTCGTCTCCTACTGGTAATACAGTAAGGCTTCTGTTTGGGGAAAATAATGTGTGGGTCTTTGAAGCaagaattattattctttttactttctaattcaaaaatGTTCATTCTGAATGGTACTGAATAAAAAAGTGGTGAGCTTATAGGTCAAGAAGATGTTGAGGAACCCAATAATGGTGAAGATGACGAGGAAGATGACGTTGAGGTTGATGATGCAGAAGAGGCAACAAACGCATATGAGGCATTGCATCAGGTAATTTAGTTCTTTTCTCTATGTTTCTGATTTATGTCCTTTTTAATAGTCTGTCTCTACATCATTGGTGGAGTCTCATTACATCTCATGCCTTCTTTTGCTGTTTGTACCATGTTCTTTTGTTTGTAGGCCAAGGATGGTGAGATTTCTCTACAATCAGACTCATGTATCCTTTTTGTTATGCTCACTAGTTGTGTAAGTAAGAGATACTGTAGATGTTGCCCCGTTAAACTTTCATCAGATTTGTTTTATCAATGGTTTGCCCTTTGTACAAGGGAACCGTATAGCCAGTGCTTCtgaaaattatagttttgaGACAAACTGATGCTTGCTGGTCAGAAAATTCAAAGACCTGCAATGAAATTTCCTATATGTAACTCAGATCTAAATGTGGAGAGCATATCAAGAGTCCATTTACAGGAGCTTTTTGGTAGTTTTCCATCTACTGAGCCAGGTGGTGATAGAACACAAGAAGCCGATATCAGTGATGAAGAATATGAGATATTTGAGCAAGATAGCGATGGTGAGTTCTCCAATGAGGACGACGACTACTAACAATAACACATGCACTTTTCAGAAGTTAGACTAATGGGGTTTTCTTTTTGGCTAAACTAATTGCGCATTAAACTCTTGAGAGCTAAAGCTTTTgaatttatagattttattatgAGCAGCTGGTTCTTGTTGTTGATAGGTGCAGAAGGTATTGTCAACTTTGCACTTCCACACTTTACACACATGCCATTGTGGTCTTGCTCTGAGCATAGCAATGTAAATGCATATTGAGTTAATCGATTTGTTCATATGAATTTATGGGCAAGTAATGACATAAaagatctttttattttctttagctgagaccaaaaaataataataataaaaaaaataaaaaaaaataaaaaaaaatcgtatATTTGATTATCTTTATTGAACTATTAATCTATTTATGGTAAATATCATTATAAtaccttttaatttattattttttaaagtattgcatttttattataaaaaaatcagTACAGCCTTTAAATAGTTCAGTTCATCCTTTGGTTGGCTAACTCAATGGCGTATCTtaccataataaaatttaaagaaaaaaaaaaaaaaaggacttaaGCCCATATATGACTTGTTGAAAATTTGAAGTCCAAAGCAAAGCACACAGTTGAGATTCACGGTGAATTAAGAGGCactaacatttaaaataaataaattcctttTCCTAGTTATTTGAAACAGGCATTAGGCATCAATGCGTACACAGGCATCCATTTCGACACTGGTATACAAGATTTCCCATTTTCTAGAAAACGAAGCAAAAATTAGAGTTTGCTGCCTTTTAAAATTTGTCTTTTTCGTTTGGGGgtgtgttaaatt
This genomic interval carries:
- the LOC107434631 gene encoding uncharacterized protein LOC107434631 isoform X2, whose amino-acid sequence is MVDYQHVIGVHADVSRRKKRSWMEMEEPHFKKGGLLDGDQEDVMILVPPIFSPKDVPENLVLRPSVILSSKKNQEGLVQPEWEMDMEPVLAIDFNIKEVPKRINWEEYIPQGSEQWELQMAVSKLFDEKPIWPKDSLTERLLDKGHNFAGHMLRRLLSRVAYYFSSGPFLRFWIRKGYDPRKDSNSQMYQRIDFRVHPSIRSYCDANAANQMKHRWDDICAFRVFPFKCQTSLQLFELVDDYIQQEIRKPQNQTTCTFATGWFSNLRLDNLRHRVALRFLSVYPKPGAEHLLKAATESFEKSKKRCNRDNTKLCEEEHQQAYAGQEDVEEPNNGEDDEEDDVEVDDAEEATNAYEALHQAKDGEISLQSDSYLNVESISRVHLQELFGSFPSTEPGGDRTQEADISDEEYEIFEQDSDGEFSNEDDDY